A part of Streptomyces sp. DSM 40750 genomic DNA contains:
- the rpsE gene encoding 30S ribosomal protein S5 encodes MAGPQRRGGGAGGGERRDRKGRDGGAAAAEKTAYVERVVAINRVAKVVKGGRRFSFTALVVVGDGDGTVGVGYGKAKEVPAAIAKGVEEAKKHFFKVPRIQGTIPHPITGEKAAGVVLLKPASPGTGVIAGGPVRAVLECAGVHDILSKSLGSSNAINIVHATVAALKGLQRPEEIAARRGLPLEDVAPAALLRARAGAGAA; translated from the coding sequence ATGGCTGGACCCCAGCGCCGCGGTGGCGGTGCCGGTGGCGGCGAGCGGCGGGACCGGAAGGGCCGTGACGGCGGCGCAGCTGCCGCCGAGAAGACCGCGTACGTTGAGCGCGTTGTCGCGATCAACCGCGTCGCCAAGGTTGTGAAGGGTGGTCGTCGCTTCAGCTTCACTGCGCTCGTCGTAGTGGGCGATGGTGACGGCACCGTGGGTGTCGGTTACGGCAAGGCCAAGGAGGTGCCGGCCGCCATCGCCAAGGGTGTTGAGGAGGCCAAGAAGCACTTCTTCAAGGTCCCCCGTATCCAGGGCACCATCCCGCACCCGATCACGGGCGAGAAGGCCGCGGGCGTCGTCCTGCTCAAGCCTGCTTCCCCCGGTACCGGCGTTATCGCCGGTGGCCCGGTGCGTGCCGTGCTCGAGTGCGCCGGCGTGCACGACATCCTGTCGAAGTCGCTCGGCTCGTCCAACGCGATCAACATCGTGCACGCGACCGTGGCGGCCCTCAAGGGCCTGCAGCGTCCCGAGGAGATCGCGGCTCGCCGTGGTCTGCCCCTCGAGGACGTCGCTCCCGCGGCTCTGCTGCGTGCGCGTGCCGGGGCTGGTGCTGCGTAA
- the rpsQ gene encoding 30S ribosomal protein S17 gives MSENNVTETNTETRGFRKTREGIVVADKMDKTVVVAVEDRKKHALYGKVIRSTSKLKAHDEQNAAGVGDRVLLMETRPLSATKHWRVVEILEKAK, from the coding sequence ATGAGCGAGAACAACGTGACTGAGACGAACACCGAGACGCGCGGCTTCCGCAAGACTCGTGAGGGCATCGTCGTCGCCGACAAGATGGACAAGACCGTCGTCGTCGCCGTCGAGGACCGCAAGAAGCACGCCCTGTACGGCAAGGTCATCCGTAGCACGAGCAAGCTCAAGGCGCACGACGAGCAGAACGCCGCCGGCGTCGGCGACCGTGTCCTCCTCATGGAGACCCGGCCGCTGTCCGCCACGAAGCACTGGCGCGTCGTAGAGATCCTCGAGAAGGCCAAGTAA
- the rpmC gene encoding 50S ribosomal protein L29, whose protein sequence is MSAGTKASELRELGDEELLAKLREAKEELFNLRFQAATGQLENHGRLKAVRKDIARIYTLMRERELGIETVESA, encoded by the coding sequence ATGTCGGCCGGTACCAAGGCGTCCGAGCTGCGCGAACTGGGTGACGAGGAGCTTCTGGCGAAGCTTCGCGAAGCCAAGGAAGAGCTGTTCAATCTCCGCTTCCAGGCGGCGACCGGACAGCTTGAGAACCATGGCCGTCTCAAGGCGGTCCGCAAGGACATCGCGCGGATCTACACCCTGATGCGCGAGCGTGAGCTGGGCATCGAAACGGTGGAGAGCGCCTGA
- the rplP gene encoding 50S ribosomal protein L16: MLIPRRVKHRKQHHPKRRGQAKGGTTVAFGEYGIQALTPAYVTNRQIEAARIAMTRHIKRGGKVWINIYPDRPLTKKPAETRMGSGKGSPEWWIANVHPGRVMFELSYPNEKIAREALTRAAHKLPMKCRIVKREAGEA, translated from the coding sequence ATGCTGATCCCCCGTAGGGTCAAGCACCGCAAGCAGCACCACCCGAAGCGCCGTGGTCAGGCCAAGGGCGGTACGACGGTCGCGTTCGGCGAGTACGGCATTCAGGCCCTCACGCCGGCGTACGTGACCAACCGCCAGATCGAGGCGGCCCGTATCGCGATGACCCGCCACATCAAGCGTGGCGGCAAGGTCTGGATCAACATCTACCCGGACCGCCCGCTCACGAAGAAGCCCGCCGAGACCCGCATGGGTTCCGGTAAGGGTTCGCCGGAGTGGTGGATCGCGAACGTGCACCCGGGCCGGGTCATGTTCGAGCTGTCCTACCCCAACGAGAAGATCGCCCGTGAGGCCCTGACTCGCGCCGCCCACAAGCTGCCGATGAAGTGCCGGATCGTCAAGCGCGAGGCAGGTGAAGCGTGA
- the rpmD gene encoding 50S ribosomal protein L30, whose translation MAQLKITQTKSYIGSKQNHRDTLRSLGLKGINTQVVKEDRPEFRGMVHTVRHLVTVEEVD comes from the coding sequence ATGGCTCAGCTCAAGATCACGCAGACGAAGTCGTACATCGGCAGCAAGCAGAACCACCGTGACACCCTGCGTTCCCTTGGTCTCAAGGGCATCAACACGCAGGTCGTCAAGGAGGACCGCCCCGAGTTCCGCGGCATGGTGCACACCGTCCGCCACCTCGTGACGGTCGAGGAGGTCGACTGA
- the rplF gene encoding 50S ribosomal protein L6, with translation MSRIGKLPITVPAGVDVTIDGQTVSVKGPKGSLTHTVVSPIEIAKGEDGVLNVTRPNDERQSKALHGLSRTLVANMITGVTQGYVKKLEISGVGYRVQAKGSNLEFALGYSHPITVEAPEGITFKVENPTRFSVEGIDKQKVGEVAANIRKLRKPDPYKAKGVKYEGEVIRRKVGKAGK, from the coding sequence ATGTCGCGCATTGGCAAGCTCCCTATCACGGTTCCCGCCGGCGTGGACGTCACCATCGACGGCCAGACGGTCTCGGTCAAGGGCCCCAAGGGCTCGCTGACTCACACCGTCGTTTCGCCGATCGAGATCGCCAAGGGTGAGGACGGCGTCCTGAACGTCACCCGCCCCAACGACGAGCGTCAGAGCAAGGCCCTGCACGGCCTGTCCCGCACGCTGGTGGCGAACATGATCACCGGCGTGACCCAGGGTTACGTGAAGAAGCTCGAGATCAGCGGTGTCGGTTACCGCGTGCAGGCCAAGGGTTCGAACCTCGAGTTCGCGCTCGGCTACAGCCACCCGATCACCGTCGAGGCGCCCGAGGGCATCACCTTCAAGGTCGAGAACCCGACGCGGTTCTCGGTCGAGGGCATCGACAAGCAGAAGGTCGGCGAGGTTGCGGCCAACATCCGCAAGCTGCGCAAGCCCGACCCGTACAAGGCCAAGGGCGTCAAGTACGAGGGCGAAGTCATCCGCCGCAAGGTCGGAAAGGCGGGTAAGTAA
- the rpsH gene encoding 30S ribosomal protein S8: MTMTDPIADMLTRLRNANSAYHDSVTMPASKIKSHIAEILQQEGFITGWKVEDAEVGKNLVLELKFGPNRERSIAGIKRISKPGLRVYAKSTSLPKVLGGLGVAIISTSHGLLTDKQAGKKGVGGEVLAYVW; the protein is encoded by the coding sequence ATGACCATGACTGATCCGATCGCAGACATGCTTACGCGTCTGCGGAACGCGAACTCGGCATACCACGACTCCGTGACGATGCCGGCATCGAAGATCAAGTCTCACATCGCGGAGATCCTCCAGCAGGAGGGCTTCATCACGGGCTGGAAGGTCGAGGACGCCGAGGTCGGCAAGAACCTCGTCCTGGAGCTGAAGTTCGGCCCCAACCGTGAGCGCTCCATCGCGGGCATCAAGCGGATCTCCAAGCCCGGTCTCCGGGTTTACGCGAAGTCCACCTCCCTGCCCAAGGTGCTGGGCGGCCTCGGCGTGGCGATCATCTCCACGTCCCACGGGCTCCTCACCGACAAGCAGGCCGGCAAGAAGGGCGTAGGCGGAGAAGTTCTCGCCTACGTCTGGTAG
- the rplO gene encoding 50S ribosomal protein L15, with protein sequence MAENNPLKIHNLRPAPGAKTAKTRVGRGEASKGKTAGRGTKGTKARYQVPERFEGGQMPLHMRLPKLKGFKNPFKTEFQVVNLDKLAALYPEGGEVTVADLVAKGAVRKNSLVKVLGQGEISVALQVTVDAVSGSAKEKITAAGGTVTELV encoded by the coding sequence ATGGCGGAGAACAACCCGCTCAAGATCCACAACCTCCGTCCCGCCCCGGGTGCCAAGACCGCGAAGACCCGTGTCGGTCGTGGTGAGGCGTCGAAGGGTAAGACGGCCGGTCGTGGTACCAAGGGTACGAAGGCCCGCTACCAGGTTCCGGAGCGCTTCGAGGGTGGCCAGATGCCCCTCCACATGCGTCTCCCGAAGCTGAAGGGCTTCAAGAACCCCTTCAAGACGGAGTTCCAGGTCGTGAACCTGGACAAGCTCGCCGCCCTCTACCCCGAGGGTGGGGAGGTCACCGTTGCCGACCTGGTCGCCAAGGGTGCCGTCCGTAAGAACAGCCTCGTCAAGGTCCTCGGCCAGGGCGAGATCTCCGTGGCGCTGCAGGTGACGGTCGACGCCGTCTCCGGCTCCGCCAAGGAGAAGATCACCGCCGCCGGCGGTACCGTCACCGAGCTCGTCTGA
- the rplN gene encoding 50S ribosomal protein L14, whose product MIQQESRLRVADNTGAKEILCIRVLGGSGRRYAGIGDVIVATVKDAIPGGNVKKGDVVKAVIVRTVKERRRPDGSYIRFDENAAVILKNDGDPRGTRIFGPVGRELREKKFMKIISLAPEVL is encoded by the coding sequence GTGATCCAGCAGGAGTCGCGACTGCGCGTCGCCGACAACACTGGTGCGAAGGAAATCCTTTGCATCCGTGTGCTCGGTGGCTCCGGTCGCCGCTACGCGGGCATCGGTGACGTCATCGTCGCCACCGTCAAGGACGCGATCCCCGGTGGCAACGTGAAGAAGGGTGACGTCGTCAAGGCGGTCATCGTTCGCACCGTCAAGGAGCGCCGCCGTCCGGACGGCTCGTACATCCGCTTCGACGAGAACGCCGCCGTCATTCTGAAGAACGACGGCGACCCTCGCGGCACCCGTATCTTCGGCCCTGTCGGCCGTGAGCTGCGCGAGAAGAAGTTCATGAAGATCATCTCGCTCGCGCCGGAGGTGCTGTAA
- the rplX gene encoding 50S ribosomal protein L24: MKIKKGDLVQVITGKDKGKQGKVIAAFPREDRVLVEGVNRVKKHTKAGPTASGSQAGGIVTTEAPIHVSNVQLVVEKDGKKVVTRVGYRFDDEGNKVRVAKRTGEDI, translated from the coding sequence ATGAAGATCAAGAAGGGCGACCTGGTCCAGGTCATCACCGGTAAGGACAAGGGCAAGCAGGGCAAGGTCATCGCGGCCTTCCCCCGCGAGGACCGCGTCCTGGTCGAGGGTGTCAACCGGGTCAAGAAGCACACCAAGGCCGGTCCGACCGCTAGCGGTTCGCAGGCCGGCGGCATCGTCACGACCGAGGCGCCGATCCACGTCTCCAACGTCCAGCTGGTCGTTGAGAAGGACGGCAAGAAGGTCGTCACGCGTGTCGGTTACCGCTTCGACGACGAGGGCAACAAGGTTCGCGTTGCCAAGCGGACGGGTGAGGACATCTGA
- the rplR gene encoding 50S ribosomal protein L18: MAYGTKIAKGDAYKRAAIKRRHIRIRKKVNGTAERPRLVVTRSNRHIVAQVIDDLKGHTLASASTLDSSIRGASEDKSAQAGKVGALVAERAKAAGVETVVFDRGGNRYAGRIAALADAAREAGLKF, from the coding sequence ATGGCATACGGTACGAAGATCGCTAAGGGCGACGCTTACAAGCGTGCTGCCATCAAGCGGCGCCACATCCGGATCCGTAAGAAGGTCAACGGTACGGCTGAGCGTCCCCGCCTGGTCGTGACCCGCTCGAACCGCCACATCGTGGCCCAGGTGATCGACGACCTCAAGGGTCACACCCTTGCGTCGGCGTCCACCCTGGACTCGTCCATCCGTGGTGCGTCGGAAGACAAGTCGGCGCAGGCCGGCAAGGTCGGCGCCCTGGTCGCCGAGCGTGCCAAGGCCGCCGGTGTCGAGACCGTTGTGTTCGACCGTGGTGGTAACCGGTACGCGGGTCGCATCGCGGCCCTGGCCGACGCCGCCCGCGAGGCCGGGCTCAAGTTCTGA
- the rplE gene encoding 50S ribosomal protein L5: MATTTTPRLKTKYREEIAGKLQEEFSYENVMQTPGLVKIVVNMGVGDAARDSKLIEGAIRDLTTITGQKPAVTKARKSIAQFKLREGQPIGAHVTLRGDRMWEFLDRTLSLALPRIRDFRGLSPKQFDGRGNYTFGLTEQVMFHEIDQDKIDRTRGMDITVVTTATNDAEGRALLRHLGFPFKEA; the protein is encoded by the coding sequence ATGGCTACCACCACGACTCCGCGTCTCAAGACGAAGTACCGCGAGGAGATCGCGGGCAAGCTGCAGGAAGAGTTCTCCTACGAGAACGTCATGCAGACCCCGGGCCTCGTCAAGATCGTGGTCAACATGGGTGTGGGCGACGCCGCCCGCGACTCCAAGCTGATCGAGGGCGCCATCCGCGACCTCACCACGATCACCGGTCAGAAGCCGGCCGTCACCAAGGCCCGTAAGTCCATCGCGCAGTTCAAGCTGCGTGAGGGCCAGCCGATCGGTGCCCACGTCACGCTTCGTGGCGACCGCATGTGGGAGTTCCTGGACCGCACCCTGTCGCTCGCGCTCCCGCGCATCCGCGACTTCCGTGGTCTGTCCCCCAAGCAGTTCGACGGCCGTGGCAACTACACCTTCGGTCTCACCGAGCAGGTCATGTTCCACGAGATCGACCAGGACAAGATCGACCGCACCCGGGGTATGGACATCACCGTGGTGACCACGGCGACCAACGACGCTGAGGGCCGTGCGCTCCTCCGTCACCTCGGCTTCCCCTTCAAGGAGGCGTGA
- the rpsC gene encoding 30S ribosomal protein S3 encodes MGQKVNPHGFRLGITTDFKSRWYADKLYKDYVKEDVAIRRMMTSGMERAGISKVEIERTRDRVRVDIHTARPGIVIGRRGAEADRIRGDLEKLTGKQVQLNILEVKSPETDAQLVAQAVAEQLSSRVSFRRAMRKSMQGTMKAGAKGIKIQCGGRLGGAEMSRSEFYREGRVPLHTLRANVDYGFFEAKTTFGRIGVKVWIYKGDVKNIAEVRAENAAARAGNRPARGGGADRPARGGRGGERRGRKPQQAAGAEAPKAEAPAAAAPAESTGTEA; translated from the coding sequence ATGGGCCAGAAGGTAAACCCGCATGGGTTCCGGCTCGGTATCACCACGGACTTCAAGTCCCGTTGGTACGCCGACAAGCTGTACAAGGACTACGTCAAGGAAGACGTCGCCATCCGTCGGATGATGACGTCCGGCATGGAGCGTGCCGGCATCTCGAAGGTTGAGATCGAGCGCACCCGTGACCGCGTGCGGGTGGACATCCACACCGCGCGTCCCGGCATCGTCATCGGCCGCCGTGGCGCCGAGGCCGACCGCATCCGCGGTGACCTCGAGAAGCTCACGGGCAAGCAGGTCCAGCTGAACATCCTCGAGGTCAAGAGCCCCGAGACCGACGCTCAGCTGGTTGCCCAGGCCGTCGCCGAGCAGCTCTCCTCCCGCGTCTCCTTCCGTCGCGCCATGCGTAAGAGCATGCAGGGCACGATGAAGGCCGGCGCCAAGGGCATCAAGATCCAGTGCGGTGGCCGCCTCGGTGGCGCCGAGATGTCCCGCTCGGAGTTCTACCGCGAGGGCCGTGTGCCCCTGCACACGCTCCGCGCGAACGTGGACTACGGCTTCTTCGAGGCCAAGACGACCTTCGGCCGCATCGGTGTGAAGGTCTGGATCTACAAGGGCGACGTCAAGAACATCGCCGAGGTCCGCGCCGAGAACGCTGCCGCCCGTGCGGGTAACCGCCCGGCCCGCGGTGGCGGTGCCGACCGCCCGGCCCGTGGTGGCCGTGGTGGCGAGCGGCGCGGTCGCAAGCCGCAGCAGGCTGCCGGCGCCGAGGCCCCCAAGGCCGAGGCTCCCGCTGCCGCCGCTCCGGCTGAGAGCACCGGAACGGAGGCCTGA
- a CDS encoding type Z 30S ribosomal protein S14: MAKKALIAKAARKPKFAVRAYTRCQRCGRPHSVYRKFGLCRVCLREMAHRGELPGVTKSSW; the protein is encoded by the coding sequence ATGGCGAAGAAGGCTCTGATTGCCAAGGCTGCTCGTAAGCCCAAGTTCGCCGTGCGCGCGTACACCCGCTGCCAGCGGTGTGGCCGTCCGCACTCCGTGTACCGCAAGTTCGGCCTGTGCCGCGTGTGCCTCCGTGAGATGGCTCACCGTGGCGAGCTGCCGGGCGTGACCAAGAGCTCCTGGTAG